TTATACTTCTGACTTACTAATATCGGCACCACATAATGTTGGTCAACTTTCTAAATAAAACGCAGTCGTAGTCAACCTCCAACAAAGGTTTGACGCTTGACTAACGTCTGTTAGTCAACAACTCCGGTAGTTGACCGTGACTCCAAGCTCAATTTAGTAGACAAGTCAAAGAATTCAGTCTGCCGGAACCGATCTCAAAATCCACTCAATTAAAAGGTTAAACTGATAgatggactgcacatttataatattttatatatagtgcTCAACAAAATCAAGTCCTAGAGAAGATAAAAGGGACCAATAACCAATTCCACcattaatgaatgctgcaactTCACTTCATTTCCATTATATCTATGAGTCAACAATGTTGGGAGTTGAGGATAAGATAGATTTCTGAAAAGTGACAGAAATAGATAGAAATGATTATTTCCACTCACCCTCCCTTGCCTGCCTGCCTGCAACTCTGTAAGCAAACCTCCAGCCAACAAAATTAGTGTTGAGAGATGAGTCTATGCCATTGCTGCTTCAGAATTCCATGTGTCACCAATCAATGTACCAACTCTTTCGCCTTTAATGGCTTTAGCAATGTTACCCGGTTTGTTGAGGTTAAAGACAACAACTGCGTAAAGGAAAGGTTAGTTCTCAGGTCAGGTTTAAAGAGGAGGAATATCTCAAATCTGAATGGCGTTTAATGAAGGGAAATGTTGGGAGAATTTTTTAAAAGCGGCACTGGCAAAAACATACTAGGGATGTTGTTCTCTTGGCACAGCGTGATTGCAGTCATGTCCATTACGTTAAGATCCTTAGAGGTTACGTCATGGTAACTTAGACAGTCTTGAAGATGAGCGTTGGGATTTTGCTTAGGATCATCATCATAAACACCATCCACATTTGTTGCTTTCAACACCACCTCAGCATTTACTTTATAATATCCAAAAAAGTGAATACAACGTTAGAAATAGAAAGCAGATGTGCATGAGAATTATGTTTGAACGTAtggaaaaaaagtaataataaatgtTTCTTTGTTGTAGACTAGAATTAGTAACTAAAGCAGAAGATTCCAGCAACCTATTTCAAGCTAAATGCAAGAAAATTGAGCTCCCTCCAAAAGCAACTTAAAGGGTGCCCTCAATGccacctttctctttcattttttgttcttaTCCCACCccctaccaaaaaaaaaaaatcctagaGAGAGGTATACAAATCTGTCTTAAAGACTTAAACTAGAAACTTCATTTGAATAATATTTCAGCAAACTGTATATAAGAATTCAACTCACTCTCAGCACAGCGAAGTGCTGCAGCAGTATCAGTTGTGAAGAAGGGATTTCCAGTTCCTGCAGCAAAAATGACCACTCTTCCCTTCTCAAGATGCCTGACAGCTCTTCTGCGTATATAAGGTTCAGCAACTTCTGACATTCGAAATGCAGTCTGGACTCTCGTTGGGATCCCAATGCTTTCCATTGTTGCTTGCAAAAAAATTGCATTCATAACAGTTGCTAACATCCTGAATAATGAGATAACAAGAACATTGTCAAGTACGACTGAAGAAGCATTTTGAAATGACCCGTTTTATTCGTCACACTACATTCACGACACCAACACCTTCAACTCACCCAAAAGACCACAACCAAGAGGAGGTGATAAAGTTTATATCAACCATTACAGCCATTATAATTTACTGGCAAATAACTACTGCAATATGCAGCCAAAATTAGATTCAAAATTACATCAACTAATAATAGAAATCATGTTGAGCCACTGATTTCTGGCCATTTTGGAAAGCCAAAGCTTAGACATGATGGAAGTAAAAGGTGACAATTTGGGCAATTTAAATTTCAGCCCACCCAAACTGcacattttatattattgatcaATTTGGAGGCTTGAAATTTAACGTGCTCGTAGAACAGTGGATTATATGAAATTCAACTCAATCAATATTAActtatttattcaaatatcatatattacttttttaataatattcaaatcttaatttttataaataattaagttctagtataacaaaataattaaaattttgacccAGTCAAATAAATTGTACTTTCCAAATTGTTTTGACACCCCCCCCCCNCCccctaccaaaaaaaaaaaatcctagaGAGAGGTATACAAATCTGTCTTAAAGACTTAAACTAGAAACTTCATTTGAATAATATTTCAGCAAACTGTATATAAGAATTCAACTCACTCTCAGCACAGCGAAGTGCTGCAGCAGTATCAGTTGTGAAGAAGGGATTTCCAGTTCCTGCAGCAAAAATGACCACTCTTCCCTTCTCAAGATGCCTGACAGCTCTTCTGCGTATATAAGGTTCAGCAACTTCTGACATTCGAAATGCAGTCTGGACTCTCGTTGGGATCCCAATGCTTTCCATTGTTGCTTGCAAAAAAATTGCATTCATAACAGTTGCTAACATCCTGAATAATGAGATAACAAGAACATTGTCAAGTACGACTGAAGAAGCATTTTGAAATGACCCGTTTTATTCGTCACACTACATTCACGACACCAACACCTTCAACTCACCCAAAAGACCACAACCAAGAGGAGGTGATAAAGTTTATATCAACCATTACAGCCATTATAATTTACTGGCAAATAACTACTGCAATATGCAGCCAAAATTAGATTCAAAATTACATCAACTAATAATAGAAATCATGTTGAGCCACTGATTTCTGGCCATTTTGGAAAGCCAAAGCTTAGACATGATGGAAGTAAAAGGTGACAATTTGGGCAATTTAAATTTCAGCCCACCCAAACTGcacattttatattattgatcaATTTGGAGGCTTGAAATTTAACGTGCTCGTAGAACAGTGGATTATATGAAATTCAACTCAATCAATATTAActtatttattcaaatatcatatattacttttttaataatattcaaatcttaatttttataaataattaagttctagtataacaaaataattaaaattttgacccAGTCAAATAAATTGTACTTTCCAAATTGTtttgacccccccccccctccccctccccaaGGCCCCAATATAaccaatatttaatttgaaggGGGTTGATGAAACCCATTTGActtggacaaaaaaaaaagatggaaaTGCATAACCATATCTTATAGTATTAGGATATTGAGGGTTACAAAAACCCGATCCTATCCAGAGGTCAAAAAAACGGATAGGAGGATTGGATAGCAAAAattattcctttaaaaaaaaaaatcctagaTGACCATAGGCCCATAGCTGAATTTACTTcctgaaatgttaaataatCTTCTTCACACTAAATCTTGTGCAAAAGATGTATGGTTTTGACTGTGTGCTTTAATGGTTTTAGTCCTGTATCAATTTttgctttaaataaaatatttaaacttaATCAGCCTTATTCTTTCTTTTACGCTTCAAACATGAATAAACGCAGTATGCACAGCATGGATTGATAGGCCAATTAAATTGGGAAGCAAGAAAAAGTAATCAATCTTGAGAAAATACCCAATATAATCAGCAGATGAGCGATCAAGACCACTACTTCCAGCCCAAGATGATCCACGAAAAATATTTCCTCCACCAACCACTATTGCAACCTGAAACATTTACACTAGCAATTCAGAAAGAGATTTGGTACATAAAGGGTTGgaaaagaaaagtgaaaaaatCAGGCTGCAATATGAAGCAAACACAgaattagtaaattataaattagttttataacCTTGGAAATATTCAATAGCTTTTGAAGTTTAGAGTAaaccatttaaaattattttactcATTTCCCGAGATTCAGAATAGATAtgtaaaatatcaaatttgtaACTGCAAAACCATGACATAAACAAAAAAGGGATAAAAATGtttacaagtttacctcaatgCCAAGTCGAGTAACAGTTGCAACCTCCCTTGCTATAGCCATTGTGATCTGAATAACAATGGAGTAGTCCAAATTGTTAAAATCTTCGGTCAAAGTTGGACTTTTATATGCATTATGGATTTAAAAAGCACTATAATGTGAGCAAAGCACAGAGAATGAGAGAACTCTTCCATCTAACCTTTGGGTCAATATTTTGTGCTTGATCTCCCGCTAGTGCTTCACCACTTACTTTAAGCAAAACTCTACGCCATTTAAATGATGGTTTGGACAAGGCGTCATCATCCATTCTGACACCAAAAGGGGCCATGGAAGAAAATTGGTGTTTCCTATCACAAAGAGAAACAAGCAAAAGCCAAACTATTGAAAGTAGCACatctgcaaaaaaaagtgaagtagaaagagctAGACTTTACTTAAGCCCAATAAATGGTTAAGGCTAGCTGGCTAGGGAGTAAACTGTACTCTTAGATGACTCGAAGAAAGCTCTAGAAGTATGGAATGGCCAATTGGACTTCTAACTTCAACAGAATACTATTAAGGAAAAAGCTAAAGTTTTTCTCGCAAAAAGAATGTATTAAGAAGATGCTTAAGgtgctttcaaaaaaagaagatgCTTAAGGAGTTTGATATGTTCAATTGCAATTATGGTAGTGTTTGCATTGAACATGGCATGATGCATGAAACTAACCACCATGAGACCATTGAAGTTAAGGAGAACAAAACACTACCTAAGAGCTTTAGtagaactttaatttattttatttaaaaaaaaaaaaacaaaaaaaaaattacttgatTTGCTTATTTGTTATGGAGATTTCacaaggaaatgtaagtttaaGAGGAAAACCGAATTAGAAACAACACTTCAAGGTTGAATAAATATTCAAAGCACTCCTCTGTTTCCCTCCAAAAGATTACATGAAAATTTCAATATAAGAATGTGCAAGTGGTATTTTATTACGGAGCATGATATAGTGGTCTGGAGTTAAAATTCAATAAAGTCTCTAAGGTTGTGTGTGTCTTCCCTTCCTGTATATGGAGTGGAAGCTTTTCACACTGGTGCAAGTGTCTTTCCTGTAAAACAGAGCATCACTGTCTGTGATGGTAGTGATAAAGCTAATCTGCACTATAACTTTTATTGTCATTTAACCAAGAAAATCCACATGACATCctacaaaaagaaaacaaattgaaGTTGTTCGCTCATTTGGCTAACTTTCCTAGACATTCAAGTGAATTCAGGATTCTgaaaagggggaaaagaaggCCAGGCAACATAATCAACACCATCTGTTAAACCCTAATTGCCATATATGTACTAAACGAAGAAGAGTGAGCGAAATAAAGGCAGCACAGTGGTGTACCTGCCGTTAAAGGAGTCCGGCGAGGGACCCAAATCAGAGGAACAACAACGAATCACCAAATGATTAGGAGGAGGAGGGCCATGAAATCTAATCAACAGCGGGGAGGTGTGAATTTGGGGTTTAGAGAAGCATAAAGAAGGCGAGCATGTAAAAGGTCTGGTGAAAGCGGAAGAAGAAGCCATTTGCAGAAGAAAAACCCCCTTTCTCGTTCAATGAGTATGCAATTCTCAAACCCCTTTCTTGTTTTGAGATAAAATCCCACACGCCCCTCACTAGCGGTAGTTCTGTCACATAAACATTGTGATTACGAAGAATAATTATGATCAGAAACGCAAATAACTGTGGAGTAATCGGAGGGCTTTTGCTTTTGGATAACGTTTTAGGGTTTTGGGTTCTGTGAACGCTATCCCGCGTTGCCAAATTGCCCAACCACGCTAGACAACAACACAGTTCATTTTCCAGGTTTCCAGCTTCTCATTTctacattttcttttccatttctttatttttgtaacGAATTACTTTTTGTTACATTAACTTCATATCATATTCACTATAAAAGCATTTAAATTCTTCTCCtccccaaaaaaatatttaaattctaAAAGAAATGCTCGAGTGATAGAACATGATTCTCATATTCTcttttaattaaacttttaacatgtaatttttaaatgcaGTTTACTTCTCTTTACACATCCTCATACTTGATCTGTTTTCTGACTTTCCTCAGTCATTTGAAGTAACATTGCCCTTAATAAAAATAATCCAtaaggaaaaaaggaaaaaaaaaaaaaaacaagatgaGAATTCCCCATTAAAGGGTTTACATTTGACAATCAAAATCATCTTTTTTGTTGTGAATAGAGTAGCTCAATTCATATGATTGTTGAGACTTATACAATCAATTTTCTTcttgagaaaattaaaaatctcCAGTATTCAAAGTATATCACGTATCCTGcacataaaaaagaattaatccaTGAATTTTCATAATGGATGAGTCATTCGAATATTGTGTCTAACCTAAATGGATGGATTTGCATTTTCactcaaataataataacgTCGAAATCTTACATTGTGTGAGTTTGTCCTCCTATTTGCTGCAATAAGTTCATCTGCAGTGGCCCTATCAGAAAACTCAAGATCCTTATCAATAAAAACTAAACTTTCAACGTAAGAAGTTGCATACAGTGGAGAACGCAATTGACCAGTTGACAGTACATATTGATTAAACCAGTTGAATGGTGGTGTTATGGGGTGAAAAATACACAAATTCTCATTCGGCCATGTATTTAAAATCCCACCATTCCTCGTAAATCCACAAGAAAGCCACCTGATCATGGAACAATTAGTGCAAATTTGTTTGTTCCAAGTCTCCACATTACCATACTCTGACATTGTCCATATAGAAAAATTCACACCATCTTCCAAAACAATAGCTAATAATCCCATGTATATCCCAACCTTGATATAATGTGGAACTATTGTAGCCAACGTTTCAGGCAACTCCATCTCATGGAACCTCTCCTCGTGCACATcaaataacacaatttttgcAATAATTTTGTGATTAGTCACAACCTTTCCAATCCAATGCAATGACCCATTTAGAAATACTTGGCCATGggtcaagaaattaaaatgtccAATTGCTCTATCACTTATATTCTCCCATGTGCATGTGCTTAGCTTTAAAATCTCAACCAAATTCTCATTAATCCCCCTGCATACAATACTAACCACTTTATAGTCCTTCTCAATTGAATCATATCCGAACCCAAACTGATGTGCACTCTTAAGAGAATTGCAAGTAATGTTTGGTCGTGGGAAGTACATAGATTTTCCCACGAGTGGATTCCAAACAATCACATTATCATGGCACTTGCGAAAATTATCACAAAGGCATAATAGACCATTGCAAGTACCAACAATTTGAAAAAGATGTTTTCTAAGCCTGAAAGGGGAGTTTAATTCAGCAAGTATATCCATCGGGCGGCTATTCTCTTCATAAAATGTGAATACTGATTGCCTAGGGTTATAGCGGCTATGCACAAGAAGGCATGAATTATGAGCTTCACTCGcaagtttaaaattgaggtGTTTGGAGATGAATTCTTGACTTCTAATCAAATCTTTCCATGACCGGCAAACACATGTGCAACTGAGGATGGTCTTGATTGGGAGTTCGACAAAGATTTCCATCCATATCTGATTGGGCAAATAGTCTGACATATTTACCTTAATGCTTGttgcactttaaaaaaaaaatcaataacatGTTATTTGTTTCTTCTAAAAGATAAATAATTAGACAATTACAATTAATCAATAACATGTTACAAATGATTATAACCACTCCGTGGGCTCATCCACATACTTcagacaaataaataaatactatcaAACACTCCTTCACTAGGGCTACATACCCACTATCCCAACAAGTCCACCAATTCACTCTCCCAACCGTCTCTCCAATCATATACCTTTGTAATCTCTCTTTCAACTCTACTAATTTCAGAGTTTTCAATCCGtgtaaaaattacaataaaaaaaagagagagagagaaggaaaataCCTTGAATATGCGAGAGAACGGCAAGACAAACAACGCTAGTTCAAAGAATGGAAGAAGATCAAGTAAGAACAAGCCAAACAAGAAAACACACACGAAATAAGACAGCAACCCTGATATATAGTAGGTTATTcactattattaataaagaagaatcataataatatatatctatatatgtattactaaaatataaaagatttttttCCGCTCTAACCAAATATTTcagttttgaaatttaaaatctatttccTTATAATATGATacattgaataaattttataatgtaaATTTCATACagtcaaattaatatatatgaattattataatcttctattatatacacacacacacacacacacatatatatatatatatttgtttattatgaTAACTGAAACCTTTTGTCCCTAATTTGAtataaaatctaaattaatatttgtaaatttaatgATTCTTTCAATTTAGTAAAGTCAAATTATAACTTTAgcataaaaagtatttataatatttaaatatttaattaataatatatatgataatttaatgGTAAAAGAATATAATGTGAATAGAGAGTATAGATATTATagatacttttaaatattatagaTAGAATTTATTCCAACTAACtactatttattttaaataattaaaattttaatattataggtagaataaattttattatgtaatGTTATAAATAGCCAAATGAATATATGCGTGTgtgtataatattatatattttattgtataaATTTCGTAAACAagcaaataaatatacatagaatattataattgtctatgttttatttatgtaaattttgtaagttgtaaaattaatatatataaaatattataatcttCTTTAATATTACTGATCAATATTATATGGACAGATATatgtaaacataaatattttcCTTATGTGGTTTCGATTGAATCTCCCCATACAATCATAATTAATGGGCGAGGCAGGGATGCAGTACATCCAATTTGTTCTTTAAGATCATGAGTAAGTCTTGTTAAATTATTCGGGGATGACAATTATGGTATCactaactttttaaattaccattactattattactgttattattatgtaggggtataattgtctttatactcattattccttataatttcaaattcaaccaaacaatagaatttatatattctcaataattttattttcaccaATCAAATAATGGAATCTATTTTTctgaaatttattttctatagaatttcaattccatttctctttaatctttaaattttttcaaacgAACCAAACGTGTTGTTAGTATTAATGTACAAGTATTTGGGACCTATATGGCTATATGTCAATTGAAACTTCAGTCTTACTATGaatattaatattcaaatatttggGGCTCATAAATTAATTGAAACACATTCACCATATTCCTCCATTTGTATTGCCAAGAATACAAGGATGAGCAGAGACCGAGTCTCACCAACAGCAGTGTGGAGCAATTTCTCAAAGTGAGAGGACTCTTTGTGCATAGTAAGTAAAGGTCTAGTTGAAAGGTTTTGTCTAATAAGGAGATGAAAGGTTTTgtccaataaaagtccaaacctgtcattttcatttgggagacaaaccatttgtggtacaaacaactgtaggaagacatttgggatttctgctgcattgatggtctgcagctatttaaggacctcaacctctcactgctcaaacattcagtctcatacaccatccagagagtatagagtaaaagtgagggaaaAATACAGTTCACTCAAGCAAAGGCAGCACTCAACACAGTTCATTCAGGCAACAACAAAcaccaactatggctggaggttagatcctatattatTCAGTTTTAATCTTACACTAGTCTCATTGTTGAGCTGAGTTattatgatttacatcctctcatATACTCCGGTCGGGCCGGGGTCTTTTTGGGAAGAAATAATACAAGGATGAGGGTAAAGTCCAATGTAGAAATGGAGGAGTTTGATTGAGTAAAGGGCTAGGTAGGGGCTGAACCAGCAGCACAACATTTCAAATCAGTATTGTATCATTGTAAAAGCTGTAAGCACAgtgaaatataaataatgtgtCCATTTCAGTTTCAATCACCCACACTGTTTCTCTACGTTGTCCACCTGCAAACTACTAAATATCCTCTGATCTTCCGCTGAGAATTCTTCATACTTGTTTAAACAACGTTGTTTATCCTCCACCCAATTCCCAAGAGAATAACGCTTACATCTAATCTATTCATCACTAATAAATTTATGCAGTTCAGATACTAGAATGTATGTGTTTACTTATTTGAAAGCATATAATGATTAGTGAAAACAAGGAAATTAGCTAGAAGAGATAGATTCATTTGTATTATGAGAATGTTCTAACTtctaacccaatggggtagctcaaatgacaagtgagctctctttgtgagaaagaaTTTCGAAAGGACCCGAGTTCAATTCTCGCAAGCGATGAATATAAAGACCTATATGCCCCTATAATTAAGAAAAGAGTACTTCCcataattttgaagaaaatatttttttggaaaagcttTTCATCCCGACCAAACATGCCCTAAGTGATGCAAGTATATATCATGGAAAGGgattgttaaaatttttgtttgtgC
This portion of the Ipomoea triloba cultivar NCNSP0323 chromosome 5, ASM357664v1 genome encodes:
- the LOC116021074 gene encoding uncharacterized protein LOC116021074; amino-acid sequence: MASSSAFTRPFTCSPSLCFSKPQIHTSPLLIRFHGPPPPNHLVIRCCSSDLGPSPDSFNGRKHQFSSMAPFGVRMDDDALSKPSFKWRRVLLKVSGEALAGDQAQNIDPKITMAIAREVATVTRLGIEVAIVVGGGNIFRGSSWAGSSGLDRSSADYIGMLATVMNAIFLQATMESIGIPTRVQTAFRMSEVAEPYIRRRAVRHLEKGRVVIFAAGTGNPFFTTDTAAALRCAEINAEVVLKATNVDGVYDDDPKQNPNAHLQDCLSYHDVTSKDLNVMDMTAITLCQENNIPIVVFNLNKPGNIAKAIKGERVGTLIGDTWNSEAAMA